The following proteins come from a genomic window of Rutidosis leptorrhynchoides isolate AG116_Rl617_1_P2 chromosome 10, CSIRO_AGI_Rlap_v1, whole genome shotgun sequence:
- the LOC139872190 gene encoding nuclear transcription factor Y subunit C-3-like, translating to MDQQGHGQVQGMGGNSAQMPYSMAPYPPNQMMGIVPPAPAGGSVPPSQTSGLQSPPAQLAQQQLAYQQIHQQQQQQLHQQLQNFWANQYQEIEQTTDFKNHSLPLARIKKIMKADEDVRMISAEAPVIFARACEMFILELTLRSWNHTEENKRRTLQKNDIAAAITRTDIFDFLVDIVPREDLKDEVIASTMPRGGPLPVGAPTEGLPYYYMPPPQVGGSGMYMGKPVDPQALYGQQPRPYMTQPMWTHQQQQEPHEDA from the coding sequence ATGGATCAGCAAGGGCATGGACAGGTCCAAGGTATGGGTGGGAACTCTGCTCAGATGCCTTACAGTATGGCACCGTATCCACCTAATCAAATGATGGGTATCGTACCACCCGCGCCAGCTGGCGGGTCGGTCCCACCTTCACAAACATCCGGTCTTCAATCACCGCCAGCTCAGCTCGCACAACAACAGCTCGCGTATCAACAAATCCatcagcaacaacaacagcaactgcaTCAACAGCTCCAAAATTTCTGGGCAAACCAATACCAAGAAATTGAACAAACCACTGATTTCAAGAACCATAGTCTACCATTAGCTAGGATTAAAAAAATCATGAAAGCAGATGAAGATGTGAGAATGATATCAGCTGAAGCACCAGTCATTTTCGCCCGTGCATGTGAAATGTTCATCCTAGAGTTGACTTTAAGGTCTTGGAATCATACTGAAGAAAACAAAAGGAGGACTCTTCAGAAAAATGACATAGCTGCTGCTATTACTAGGACTGATATTTTTGACTTTTTAGTTGATATTGTACCTCGTGAGGATTTGAAAGATGAAGTGATTGCTTCTACAATGCCTAGAGGTGGGCCCCTTCCTGTTGGAGCTCCAACTGAGGGTCTACCGTATTACTATATGCCGCCGCCACAGGTTGGTGGTTCTGGGATGTATATGGGTAAGCCCGTGGACCCTCAAGCTCTTTATGGGCAGCAGCCTCGTCCGTACATGACTCAGCCTATGTGGACACATCAGCAACAACAAGAACCACATGAAGATGCTTAA